In Bactrocera tryoni isolate S06 unplaced genomic scaffold, CSIRO_BtryS06_freeze2 scaffold_223, whole genome shotgun sequence, the genomic window atacctacgctATTGCTACGGTCTCTTAGCTATCTCGGCACTATTTTTTTATCCCCATCACTTTCACttgagctcaaataaaaaaacaaatttgaatatttaattagctttttttagtttattgaaaatttcgcaaaagttttgacagttccacatctattgtgacctaaaaatGTTCGTCATTAGGGTCGACGAGATCTCTCTTTATTACTTTTGCCTGTAATCCAAAATTGATACAAATTGTTCAGTTGTTGCTTCCCGGACAAACATCGAGCGATTGACAAGGCATCTCAGCATGTTTACTCAGGCAAAAAATGTGTTCTGTAAAACAATGCCTCTTTGGATGTACTAGATGCTGGATGCATTCAATCGAGTTGCAAAATAAGGCCGGGTTAACCACTGCATCGGCGTCGAATACAAGATGATAATAGTCGAACtacaaaaagtgaaaagaaTGGACTTCATTGTCGACAACAGTTGCATTTTTCCATATTCGCCATTTATTTCCCAAACGTTCAATTCTTCAATGCCACCGATGAAATTGCGCGTTCTAAAGTTGGTCGCTATGTCAACGGcaatgaagtgatttgaagTATATTCACATTCCCTACTCACGAACGTCATCGTACAGTTATGCATTTGTCGGTGCACCTGGAAAATGGATAACGAATATATTTCATGGCTTCGAATGTTGTTCAACGTGCTGAAATACCTCCAAAAACAACATTGACCAGTTTCTTCCCGACTTGCTAAAACAACCCATTTGCACGAACATTGCCTTACTCAGGGAGGCAACATTATAACCAAGCGATGAGATTCCTGGTTATCCAGATTTGTGTTCTATTAATGCCCTTAGTCATATGTATACAGTGCATCCAAAGAATGTTAAATGCTTCTATTTGCGGTTGTTGATCATAAACAATTCGTGCGGTATGTGAAGAACTCAATTTGCTGGAAAACGATACATTATTAAAGGTGGGATTCAACAATCGTTGAACCTGTTTTCTCTTCATCTCCGAGTCAGATACAAACATTATTTTCTATCATTATTTCAACATGCTATCCATAGAACCCATCTATCTTGTGGCACAAATATAAGGATAATATGTcagaagacattttacatcaaATTATGAATGAATGAAGTGATACATACATAATGGGGCTTTACTCTTCATCGAAGATATACTTATGTTACCTCATATACGGTAGTTAATTAGTCAAATATGAATATGATCACTAAGTTTTAGATTAGCCGTTCAAATTAAACTCCTTCTGAGTCCCCAAAAAGGGTAAGCTTATGACACATTAATGAATGCAATTAATAGCAGATATGATGGTTTATATTTCTGGGATATGCAACTGatgagaaagaaaataaaaaagctctTATGTAAGTAATGAAACAAAATCCATTCGTGAAGAACTTGAGCAATATTTTATGTCAGCAACTGGTGTATTATACTGGCAGTataaacatactatatatatatgtatacaagtatatattatatatatatataacaaaaaacaacaattcaGTCGTAACAAAAAGAATGAATAGTAATATTTAATCGTCTCCTTCAGCTTCCGATGCAAATTGCAATTTGCTGGCAGCTTTTCTTTTTAATACTTACaagaaattatattcatatcatTTTACTTACGAAGAAAAACACAAGAACTTATCTTTTcctttcaaaaaaacaaacttttattgGCACGTATTGTCTCTTTGATTGGTGCTctagaaaataatcaaaatttacgCATTTTTGACATTAAGTGATTTCATGATTGCCGCACCATGGTTGCATTTGATTGGGACAAATGAGCACAATATTGTAGCGGGTTGCCGTATTGGCCAATAAATTGTCAAACTACACGATTGACTTATAAAATAGACCAATAATTGGTGCATTGCGACAATCGAGTATTCCTCccttaaccctcatcgagaccctcgggtctggccagacatattttgtttttaaatgttatttaaatatatttagagtgtagcaaacgacttgcgcttccagatagcttcctagaattttattgtctatagaattcagaaaaaaaattcaaggatatcgtatcgaaaaggacgaaaaaaggctATTATAACATTACACCTTTGTGCatcaatggtgcttggctagaccccatatattttgtatgaaaatatatgaactttggttgatttatctgttttcatgttcgttacatgtccaaattggtttgtatgtttatctaggtcaaatactttagccgctagagcgttttaaaggttaagaaaaatgtaattttcctaaaaattttaaattttttgtgaacgctattgccacgcccctggtgaggtgagggctttcctgaaagccccaggggtgaactaactcgcaaaacggttttgatcccccccggccccataaaagaaaatgtaatttttctcaaaatgtcacattttttgtgaacgcttttgccacgcccctggtaggttgagggctttcctgaaagccccaggggggaactttacattttttgtgaacgctattgccacgcccctggtaggttgagggctttcctgaaagccacAGGGGTGAACTAAACTCGCAAAACGGTTTTGAGCCCCCCCCTTTAGCgaggggggacatggtgaaaacccattttcgcctattgccacgcccccgttGGGGCCTTGCGCTGGGGGGGCGAATtgtacatttcctgaaagctctttaaattacctaaccggcaatttatttgacccacctaggtcaaatactttagccgctagagcgatttaaaaggttaagaaaaaatttaatttttctcaaaatgttacattttttgtgaatgctattgccacgccaagcgtgaacaaggcagtcaatttgatttcacccaaatcgagaggtaagaaatttcaaaaatgtatctatattgtacatatatgagcgtaaatacaacacctATTTCCAAACAAATACATGTAAACACCATttggtctagccaagcaccattggtctcgactaagtgtatcagaccgttggcctcgaccagggttaagacaaaaacaaaaaatatttaaaaattgtagtgtattttcatGTCAATATAACGCACCActtatatgtacaagtatactaggcaaaaaacaaaaaaaaaaatgccaataagaaaaaaactataaatttattaaCGTAGTTTATAActgatataaataaaattaatgttaaatatttaagaaatctACTACAAAAACCAtaactgaaataaaattgaaaacagGGCACACCGTCTATCACATACCGTTTGTCAATATAGTGTAAAATCAACGAGTAAAATAaggtttaaataatttgttaaaattaatacaaataagaACAACCCTACACaaaaacgaacaacaacaataagccaCCGAGAAAACGCAAACCAACAGATAAGATAAACAaggcaaaatgcaaaattctttAGTAATTTGCGTACAAACATACAATGGTGACCATATCATATGAAACTGGAGGATTACTTTGGGAAAAAAGTAACAGTGAACCAACGGCAGAGCAACAGCAGAGACCATAGAAACAGCTTCAACTTCAACGACAACATCCACAACAAGTTAGTTGTAAAtaactattaaatttattattaaacagGACGAAAGACAaggtaaattttatatttatattaaatattctatatgtataatgaaaaaataattctttagaAGTGGATGGTATGATTTtgagattttcaaaaatgtcaGTTAGAAATTTCACTGTGGTCAATAATATACAAACTGGGCCGAATAATATTACgcaatccatatttaagaaataaattcgcaaaagaagtatttttttgtaccTTAAAACCCTAAACTCTCCCTAAAGCTACAACAcattcaaatattataagaactcctacggTCAGtgggaaaatgaaaaaagttagaaaaattgCCATTGTCCAATTGCACCAGTGGCACTGCCCATGTAGATTGTAAGATTAACCTTTCAACGTACTTGTATAACATATGGTATATCTTAAATGGAATGAGAGATtcttagaatgtaagattaatgtttgtatctaggcttaagcaacatattgtatataagaaggcaaaataattttgcatgtatatttgtgtattgGAATACAAAACCTggaaatatatgcacatatgtatgtgttgtaaaaatttttatatttattaatatatatgtatatacaagggtgttgtggaatctgatagtttcAGGAATCAGAaatgaaaccgatcaaaaaaaatagtaggtgtcatgaattcagatattatttgtttgatattcgaaacagaatttgtatcgttTTTGGGTgacacggaaaccaattttatcagttttgctatcagaaataaagcaagaagatagtcgctaacagatttgaaatgtaatactatgttcggaccgacattgaaaacattttaaaaacacatttgtatgttgtagaatgtaagtcgttcggaccgacaatttgtgttttcgatgagttttcactgacaactcacaaatttatttctttgattACATTTGAGCAAAGAGAATGGTAAGTTTTGAAATCCctaatatttgcttataattattactaaaGATCGTATTTTTTAGAATTCTGAGAAAAAGATATTAATTGCGAAAGCATTGGCTTTGAGAAGCCAAATAAATACCCTGCTCAACGACAATTCTTCAAGAGAACTATTAGAAAAGTCTTACTACTCAGCACCAAGCCTTGGCAAAAAAGATAGCCGAGTTAAAGAAATAACATTTAATCGTATTAGATTTAATAAAGGACCTTGGGATGCCGATTAATTCATGTTGGACAAAAGTGTGTATATGTTCCTACTGATGCAAAAGTTTTGGGAACACGATTGCCAACGAAACGGAtctgcttttttttaaagagaactTTCGCATGAACCGAAGttcttttgataaattatgTGACATCCTCCGCCCGTTACAAAAAATGGATACAAATTACCGAAAAGCTATTACTATTGGGAAAAGAGTGGTTATAACATTATTTGCTTTAGGGTCATCTGCAGAGTATCGCCAACATGTTCGGTGTAGGAAAATCTACCGTTTGCGAAATTTTACTGGAATTTTGCACCGAAATCTGGAGATTACTGCAACCATACTGTTTTAAAATGTTGCCTCTAAACAGAGAAAATATAACCGAATTGGTGACTGGTTTCGAGGTAATTGGATTCCCACAATGTTTAGGAACAATTGgtaaatattggttataaaatcttaaatttgcgCTAATGTTCTAATAATTGTTTGCAGACGGATGCCGCATTGAGATTCATCCATCATCTGACGAAGCTGTggattattataattataaaggaTGGTATTCCACCGTTTTAATGGCATTAGTTGATGCTAAGTAAAGTCTAAaaactcaatatacatataagtacatacataagtaatgtttacaatgtaTTTTCAGATACCGTTTTACTTACATAAACGTAGGAAGTCCCGGGCGATGTAATGACTCTCAAATTTATGAGACGTCATCacttaaaaaagaaatggaTAGTTGTCCTTTACTAAGTGAAATGTCTAGAGAAATTTCAGGCGTAAATGtgccagtattcattattggggATTCGGCTTTTCTATTTAGCAAACAACTAATCAGAAAACGACAGAAACAGGCATAGCAGCATCCACAATCCAATGTAAAATTTTGCCATTGACACATTCTTGCAGTGAACCAAAATTAcctaatttcatatttttatattttttgtaagcgtcagcatgttttaattttaaatgcgtGACAAAGTTGGAAGAAACCCCTGCGTAGCCTCTAATATTACGTCCGCACTCAACGCATTTTGCAATAGTTGCCTCCTTATCATCTGATGAAAGCTGtaaaaatagttatttattttttatacgagtatattttcaaaatagcatgtgaatgaacatacatatgtacatatcactATGGGAAAACCAACGACAAAACAATAACTTGACTACACGGTAGCTATCAACCATATACATAATAGCAGAATCGAGATACACAAAATTGAACACAAATActtcaacaacaaacacaatgaCTAACTCcaagtgtttgttgttttttgacaTAGAAATCagccttaaaaattatttttgaagaccAGTTGGAATCCAAACGCCGCTCCTTAATTGCAACCTCATAAAGTAAACTCCCTTTCCTTTTTTCGGCTTTTGGGATCGTGAATGTGGGATCGGCTATATCGTCGTCAGCAGAGAAGTCAATTTCGCTTTCCTAAAATAAATCTTGTTCTCCAGCCATATTAACTGAAAAACACAAGTtctataaataatacaaaaacaacactgcAATGCGGGCACAAAAATGATTGAGATTTGCTGttataaagaatactattttcaaagaatacgaatatttattaattgagttttccaaagaattgtttgtccaagtgcattttcgctaacgaaaatgcaacagttaataAAATGTACCACTAATTccactaacgaaaatgcaacagtcaacaactccgaagaattttaataatttgtatttattgttcattcaagtgcatttccgctaacgaaaatgcaacagttaacaaaatgtataataactttattaactgtattactttgcaaaatgcacaagacacatttctaagaatttttacgcaagcatttatttttaagttattgcaagaaagcaaaatattagtatttaagaaagcacaaaataaaacggAAGGCTGATTATCGATTAAACCTTCAACTCAGTTGTTTAATTTGTCGTTGTTCATCACTTCGGTGAAAAAagtggcgcagtcggtaggataCCCGTGTATCCttgtgtgtaaaaatttaaaatcaagttaCATAAGAAAGGATATTGAATATTTCTATATTCGTAACgggtagaaaaaaaaaagaacaacggatcctttaaaacatacaaaatatttttgcgaaaaCGTTTAGTGAAAGTGACATTTGAACTTCATAAGATTGAAGAACGAAtcctttaaaacatacaaaatatttctgcgAAAACGTTCAGTGAAAGTGACATTTGAACTTCATAAGATTGAAGAACGAATCTTCTAAgcatacaatataatttttgcgaaaaagtttagtgagagtgacatttgaacttcataagattgaagtacgaatcctttaaaacatacaaatttttcgaaaataatacaaaaagggGGTGAAGAAAAGGGTAAAAAAGATAAATCGTATCGATGATAATTTCAGACAACAACCGAAATATAAAGATATACCCATATTAACAACTCATCAGAAACCAACTGCATATCCTAATCAACTTTAAACTCAACATAGagacaatattttttccatccTTGGAAACACATCCAGATCAACTTCAAACCCAACACAGAGCCAGACATACAGCAATATAATATAAACCGTATCCATTTAGCGTAAATCAAAATAATGGTGAGATGGTATTCAACTACGCTCTTTCGAAAACACGTAGAGTTGTCGAAAATGCTTTTGGACACCTCAAGGCCCGCTTTCGACGCATCGGAAAAGGAATTTACAACTCTGTACGGAATGCCAACTCAATAATAAAAGCATGTTGCGtccttcacaattttttaaatgataacaACGACACGCTTAACGCTAAATGGTTACGCGCTTTGGAAGAGTTGGAGACTAGACGCCAGAATCCGTGTGATATTTCATATGCATCTGACAACCCAATTAATGGAGAAATGACTCGGACagcactttgtacatattttgGTAAGTACATGTGCATATTGTATCACAATATCTACATTGTACacaattacatatacattaaatcaaAGATAAAGTTGTACACaccaaacaaaattcaattataaaaactaatacATATCAACGTTaaacatatattattaaacagaaaatactaatattcattagttttttttttatttatttagaaattgaagTAATCGTTCATTTGTTTCTTTAGAATGATTTATATATTGTTCCATCATTTCGGTTTTTTTATTGTcgttttcaaccattttttttgTCAAGTCCTTAATTTCTTTGCTGGTTTCAATGGATTGCTGACTTGCTTTCTCGAGCTGTTTTTCAATTTGTTcagattttgtttaatattatgCTCTGAAAATAATTCCTTCTTTTATTAATAGCATCACTCAGCTCTGGAGGCGGTACTGGTAGCGAAGAAGTATCGCTTGGCGACATCGGCATCGCTGAGGGCGATGGTAGGCAAACCGGTGATAACAATGGAGATGCAGCAACAAATGTAGAAGACGCAGCCGTTTCCACCGAAATTTGGAATGGTTCGGAGTTAGTAGaacctttttaaaaatgtatatatgtatgtaaatataaataatatattgaattaCACAACAAATGTTTCTTACTTTGAAATCTTTCCTCCGCTAAGCTCTCGGCGTTGTAGCTGACGTACGGCAACAGTACGGCTCTCATTTTATCATAAAGTGGCCACTGCGAGGGAGAACCGCCAGTTGACCCGACTACTGTCTTCTCTTTCCTGTAAAAcatgatatatatgtaaaaactcaatttttccttaattttatttagttacaTACCTATATCTCTGTGAAAGGTTAtgaattttcgattttatttcactCGCCGTGAAATGCACACCTTGTTGCTGCAACTCCATTGCCATTTCCTCCACTATGTGGTTGTTTTTCCTAGGACCGCGAAAAGCACTTATTTTTCTCTGCCACAACTCAATTAGCAGGGCTTCTGCCCTATCACTCCAACAActtcttttcttatatttttgtttttccatttttgaaattaatatcaagtgacagctgtatttacatatatatagaatgtaaacaaatatcaagtgacaatttagggccggcaaaatatgtcttccaaaattcgattataatgagtggaatgtaagttttcaaaaagttttcagcgaaaactgtgttttcgtttgacagattttacatggacgaaaacacaagttttcgtgcgaaaaccagtttttcccacgaaaacatgttttcaatgtcggtccgaacatagtattaaaGTCCTTCTTTAATTCAGaactaattaaaaactttaataggattgcttccaaatatattcatttgcaagttttgtcacattagtaaacagctgattcgaatattggttttgcgtacaTAGGAACGAAGAGACGAAAATCCAAACAGATTCTGTGATaccattgaaaatcagatcTGTCagaattctgacagctaagcaattttGTCTGGGATACCACAATACCcctgatatattttttatatttttttttgttttgttcgctTTTGTCTATTGGTTGTACCTGCTTGTTGCTTATTAGCCCAAGGGTTATCACCGAAAAGTTGCAAGTAGGAATACTTTacttcgtaaaaattttatttttcaaataatgttgCGGTGtgtttggaaacacaaaataagTCCGTAGGCAGGTACCATATctttttcatgttatttttgtacacacatacatatacatataccgaAGTGCctttctgtatatatatgtatattttttgttaagaacAGTTGGGTTTTTTATAAGTAACTGTATGCCGAAATATTAGTAACTATGAATtaaaaatacgtacatatgtatatacgtgtatgcataaaaacttcaattttaaatttaaattggaCTGAAGTCACATTAAtttctctttgtttttttttgttaatttttggcCGGCGTTATTGCTGTGAGTAACTGTCCTCCTCTCTGCTTTCGTACTGGATTTATATCCCGTGCTTAATGTTGATTGCTTTTTTCTTTCACTTAATTTTCATTAGATCGCGCCCGCTTTTAATTGTATGTGAGAATTGCGTTGTTGTGATTCAATGTGTTTCCCGCCCgtttgttataatttatttgcacTGTTAATATGGaagtatttgcatataaatattttgttcttttgtatttgtatgtttttttttttttggttaagtaCATTTCAAAGAGGCTCGAAGAactatttgtttaattatattcCCTTTAGTTCACAATGATATCGGTAGCATACTCACTTGCACCttgaatgtttaataaaaacgcaatatgcaatttttccgaaaataagGAAATGACTATGTTTCACTTTCAAAAACGAATAATTATACTCgtatttttactttcatttttaaattattctccCTTATTTTGTATTcgtaattgttattattaacaTTTTGGTTTTCACTTAACCTTAACACTTTTATTGGATGCAGCTTCAAACATATGcggttttaaaatattattgagcAATATTGCTTTAACCGGAGAACTTAAAACACAGAGAAGGTGCAATtatgtatgatgttcgatttgacggctaacagagctgatagaattgtagtaaggaattcaccattgtcgctgctatttagcagaaatgagcacgtttaatggcaaaaatatatgtaaaacgactgaattcatgcgagaataaataaagagaaatgctttgaaaaaaagtatacaaatgttcaattcacaacctgtcgtaaagcatcgtaaaatcgtaaaattataaatttttgcacttgttttttttataattttacgattttacgatgctttacgacagcttgtgaattgctcaaaagtcacacagagaatgtaaaagAGCATTTTCTGAGtaacatatgcgtgattattttgtattatatgaaccattgttttccgaaaaatgattaaaattttattttttttttttaaatcgggaaaaattaaataaaaaataattttgaataaattattatttcaaaaattatattaattttgactATTGTAAAATGAAGATGTGCCaagtgaacttaaatgtgctcatataaacacgGCTTGggtcattcctttcatttcttcaaaaaaaattaatgaccttcatgaaatatgcatattcgcattatttcgttatcatttccatatttgtaccaatagaatttctatggcatatagatatattatttctttggcacatttgtttgcgaaagcaaatgcgagccacatacatatgtacatacattcataataacaagtgtcccatgcatctttcgcatctccgttgtcatggtcaaccaatggccgaaaatggcgttttgtcaaagagtcaatctgtcgaagcactgacgcgacgacaaaacGCCACAACATTGcgatccaagctgtgc contains:
- the LOC120780189 gene encoding uncharacterized protein LOC120780189 — its product is MAMELQQQGVHFTASEIKSKIHNLSQRYRKEKTVVGSTGGSPSQWPLYDKMRAVLLPYVSYNAESLAEERFQSSTNSEPFQISVETAASSTFVAASPLLSPVCLPSPSAMPMSPSDTSSLPVPPPELSDAINKRRNYFQSIILNKI